In one window of Bizionia sp. M204 DNA:
- a CDS encoding dicarboxylate/amino acid:cation symporter encodes MKKLALHWQIILGMVLGVAFALIMSKFEFGSQIITDWVKPFGTIFINLLKLIAVPLILASLIKGVSDLKDISKLSKMGGRTIGIYIVTTLIAVSIGLAVVNIIQPGKSISEETRTELVESYKSDAEGKIADAEKQKNAGPLQALEDLVPSNIFQAASDNGNMLQVIFFAILFGLGLILIPEEKSEPVKQFFDSFNEVILKLIDLIMLAAPYGVFALLAALVVEAPSADLFKALGWYAFCVILGLALMMAVYAALVFVITKRTPKFFFNGIAPAQLLGFSTSSSAATLPVTMERVEEHLGVDEEVTSFVLPIGATINMDGTSLYQAVAAVFIAQAFGMDLSFGVQLGIIATATLASIGSAAVPGAGMVMLVIVLAQAGIPEAGLALIFAVDRPLDMCRTTVNITGDAAVSMIVAKSVGKLGDPDVKNWDDNYARKNK; translated from the coding sequence ATGAAGAAACTCGCATTACATTGGCAAATTATACTCGGAATGGTTTTAGGTGTTGCTTTCGCCTTAATTATGTCCAAATTCGAATTTGGAAGCCAAATAATAACGGATTGGGTTAAACCTTTCGGAACAATTTTTATCAATTTATTGAAACTTATTGCCGTTCCTTTAATATTAGCATCCTTAATTAAAGGTGTTTCAGATTTAAAGGATATTTCCAAATTATCGAAAATGGGAGGCAGAACCATTGGAATTTATATTGTTACGACGCTCATAGCCGTATCAATAGGTTTAGCTGTGGTGAACATCATTCAGCCTGGTAAATCTATTTCCGAAGAAACCCGAACCGAACTCGTAGAAAGTTATAAGTCTGATGCTGAAGGTAAAATTGCCGATGCTGAAAAGCAAAAAAATGCGGGACCTTTGCAGGCTTTGGAGGATTTAGTACCAAGCAATATTTTCCAAGCAGCCAGTGATAATGGCAACATGCTACAGGTTATTTTCTTTGCTATTCTTTTTGGATTAGGATTGATATTAATTCCAGAAGAAAAATCAGAGCCTGTAAAACAATTTTTTGATAGTTTTAATGAAGTAATACTCAAGCTAATTGATTTAATAATGCTTGCCGCTCCTTATGGTGTTTTTGCTCTATTAGCAGCTTTAGTAGTAGAAGCGCCTAGTGCCGATTTATTTAAAGCCCTTGGCTGGTACGCATTCTGTGTCATTTTAGGTTTAGCGCTTATGATGGCTGTTTATGCCGCTTTAGTTTTTGTTATAACTAAACGAACACCGAAGTTTTTCTTTAATGGAATAGCGCCTGCACAATTATTAGGTTTTTCAACCAGTAGTAGTGCCGCTACCTTACCTGTAACTATGGAACGTGTTGAAGAGCATTTAGGCGTTGATGAAGAAGTTACCAGCTTTGTATTACCTATTGGAGCAACCATCAATATGGATGGAACCAGTTTATACCAAGCCGTAGCAGCTGTTTTTATTGCGCAAGCTTTTGGTATGGATTTAAGTTTTGGTGTGCAATTAGGGATTATTGCTACAGCAACTTTGGCCTCAATTGGTAGTGCTGCTGTACCTGGCGCAGGAATGGTCATGCTCGTCATAGTTTTAGCTCAAGCTGGAATTCCAGAAGCCGGATTGGCTTTAATTTTTGCCGTGGATAGACCGCTTGATATGTGCCGAACCACAGTAAATATTACGGGTGATGCAGCTGTTTCTATGATAGTGGCTAAATCTGTTGGAAAACTTGGTGATCCCGACGTTAAAAATTGGGATGATAATTATGCCCGAAAAAATAAGTAA
- a CDS encoding flavodoxin family protein → MKKPDFQGLKALFINCTLKKSPQKSHTETLINVSKSIMDIEGVKTDVIRFIDENVAVGIYPDMTEHGWKTDVWPELFKKVMDADILIIGTPIWLGEKSSEAQKLIERLYAMSSKTNDKGQYIFYGKVGGCMITGNEDGVKHCAMGILYAMQHVGYSIPPQADCGWIGEVGPGPSYGDTEWQDEKINPPVGFDSDFTNRNTTFMTYNLLHLATMLKAQIGYPNYGNSREDWDDGRRWDFENPEYR, encoded by the coding sequence ATGAAAAAACCAGATTTCCAGGGTTTAAAAGCTTTATTTATTAATTGCACTTTAAAAAAGTCTCCACAAAAAAGCCATACTGAAACCCTTATTAATGTCTCCAAAAGCATCATGGATATAGAAGGCGTAAAAACGGACGTTATTCGTTTTATTGATGAAAATGTTGCGGTTGGTATTTATCCCGATATGACAGAACATGGATGGAAAACCGATGTTTGGCCAGAATTATTTAAAAAAGTGATGGATGCTGATATTCTTATTATAGGTACACCAATTTGGTTAGGTGAAAAATCGTCAGAAGCACAAAAACTCATTGAGCGATTATATGCTATGAGCAGTAAAACCAACGACAAAGGTCAATATATTTTTTACGGAAAGGTTGGTGGTTGTATGATTACAGGAAATGAAGATGGCGTAAAACATTGTGCTATGGGTATTTTATACGCCATGCAACATGTTGGATATTCCATTCCACCACAAGCTGATTGTGGTTGGATTGGCGAAGTAGGCCCTGGTCCAAGTTATGGTGATACAGAATGGCAAGATGAAAAAATAAATCCGCCAGTTGGTTTTGATAGCGATTTCACTAATAGAAATACGACATTTATGACCTATAATTTGTTGCATTTAGCCACTATGTTGAAAGCACAAATTGGATATCCTAATTATGGAAATTCTCGCGAAGATTGGGATGATGGAAGACGTTGGGATTTTGAAAATCCAGAATATCGCTAG
- the gshB gene encoding glutathione synthase: protein MNVCFLMYPWEKIDPENDTSLALIKECVKRGHGVALCSPANLTIRNSVTNAFCTVINRMEKVPASLKAFYKKAVLREEMLPLAGFDAIFFRANPPLDPIMLNFLDSVKDDVFIINSLEGMREANNKLYTAAFGDAHSNIIPNTHVSKNKNYLVRQIKESKADKMIIKPLNGFGGSGVILIEKSAMSNINSLLDFYINSSDGTSNYVILQDYIEGADEGDVRILMLNGEPIGAMKRVPGSDDHRSNVSAGGSVQKHTLTKAEKALCKQIGPKLVKDGLYFVGIDVIGGKLVEVNVMSPGGITYINKVYKNKYRVEEKVIDFLESKVLDNVEAFNRRSRLRKTVEDA, encoded by the coding sequence ATGAATGTGTGTTTTTTAATGTATCCTTGGGAGAAAATAGACCCAGAAAATGATACCAGTCTCGCTTTGATAAAAGAATGTGTAAAGCGAGGTCATGGTGTAGCACTATGTTCACCTGCAAATTTAACAATTCGTAATAGCGTTACAAATGCTTTTTGTACCGTAATTAACCGAATGGAGAAAGTACCGGCTTCCTTAAAAGCCTTTTATAAAAAAGCAGTTTTACGTGAAGAAATGTTACCGCTTGCTGGTTTTGATGCTATTTTTTTTCGCGCAAATCCACCTTTAGATCCAATTATGCTTAATTTTTTAGATTCGGTTAAGGATGATGTCTTTATTATTAATTCTTTAGAAGGCATGCGTGAAGCGAATAACAAGCTATATACAGCGGCTTTTGGTGATGCACACAGCAATATTATTCCAAATACACACGTATCTAAAAATAAGAACTATTTAGTCCGACAAATTAAGGAATCCAAAGCTGATAAAATGATTATCAAACCGTTGAATGGTTTTGGTGGATCGGGTGTGATTCTTATAGAGAAATCGGCCATGAGCAATATTAATTCACTTTTAGATTTTTATATAAATAGTAGTGATGGAACTTCTAATTATGTTATTCTTCAAGATTATATTGAAGGTGCAGATGAAGGCGATGTGCGCATTTTAATGCTCAATGGTGAACCCATTGGGGCTATGAAGCGCGTTCCCGGCTCAGATGATCATCGTTCTAATGTGTCTGCTGGCGGATCGGTTCAAAAACATACATTGACAAAAGCTGAAAAAGCTTTGTGTAAACAAATTGGACCTAAATTAGTTAAAGATGGTCTGTATTTTGTTGGTATTGATGTTATAGGAGGAAAGCTGGTGGAAGTAAATGTGATGTCGCCAGGTGGAATAACGTATATCAACAAAGTTTATAAGAACAAATATCGGGTAGAAGAGAAGGTTATCGATTTTCTAGAAAGTAAAGTACTGGATAATGTAGAAGCGTTTAATCGGAGATCGCGTTTGCGTAAAACGGTTGAAGATGCTTAA
- a CDS encoding N-formylglutamate amidohydrolase, whose product MEKLSIEAIIKKIEHEERFYAVSDDYSFTLKIDSYVHYVCSAIHDGHQFRTELWENCLHTEYERWYEEDPATKAMIATHPIVIAGCDSRFEYDLNRPPEEAIFETAWGKQLWKQPLPEAMKAKSLQKHANFYKVVSALIKKIEEKYNGCIVFDMHSYNWQRWDREVPTWNIGTSNIDNKRFGTLVEAWRNRLSQIQLPHKIAQTAKVNDTFQGNGYFLKYITHSFKNTLVLATEIAKIYGDEYHQVIYPEVVEAVADQLETHIPKQASNFLKYI is encoded by the coding sequence ATGGAAAAATTATCAATTGAAGCCATCATCAAAAAAATAGAACATGAAGAACGTTTTTATGCTGTTTCTGATGATTATTCCTTCACTTTAAAAATAGATTCTTACGTTCATTATGTATGTTCGGCCATTCACGATGGTCATCAGTTTAGAACAGAACTTTGGGAGAATTGTTTGCACACGGAATATGAGCGTTGGTACGAGGAAGATCCTGCAACGAAGGCCATGATTGCAACACATCCTATTGTTATTGCGGGATGCGATTCGCGTTTTGAATACGACTTAAATCGGCCACCGGAAGAAGCCATTTTTGAAACTGCTTGGGGAAAACAACTATGGAAACAGCCACTCCCAGAAGCAATGAAGGCCAAAAGTTTACAAAAGCACGCTAATTTTTATAAAGTGGTTTCGGCATTAATAAAGAAGATAGAAGAAAAATACAACGGTTGTATTGTTTTTGATATGCATAGCTACAATTGGCAACGTTGGGACCGGGAAGTGCCAACTTGGAATATAGGAACTAGTAATATTGATAATAAACGTTTTGGGACTTTGGTGGAAGCATGGAGAAATCGCTTATCACAAATTCAACTTCCTCATAAAATTGCACAAACGGCAAAAGTTAATGATACCTTTCAAGGGAATGGTTATTTCTTAAAATACATTACTCATAGTTTTAAAAACACACTAGTTCTCGCCACAGAAATTGCTAAAATTTATGGTGATGAGTATCATCAAGTTATTTACCCTGAAGTTGTGGAAGCGGTTGCAGATCAATTAGAAACGCACATTCCAAAGCAAGCTTCTAATTTTTTGAAGTATATTTAA
- the aroC gene encoding chorismate synthase produces the protein MAGNSFGNLFKLTTFGESHGLAIGGIIDGCPPGLEVDFDAIQQELNRRKPGQSEIVTQRKEPDTVEFLSGIFEGKTTGTPIGFTIQNANQKSKDYSHIKDVYRPSHADYTYDKKYGIRDYRGGGRSSARETASRVVAGALAKQVLKSVKIHAYTSSVGDIFLEKPYQDLDFSKIESNAIRCPDAVTADRMIEKIKAIRKEGNTIGGTITCVLQNVPIGLGEPVFDKLHAELGKAMLSINAVKGFEYGSGFCGAKMTGTEHNDLFNADGSTKTNLSGGIQGGISNGMDIYFRVAFKPVATVIQKQEALNSSGELVDMQGKGRHDPCVVPRAIPIVEAMAALVLADYFLLNKV, from the coding sequence ATGGCAGGAAATTCCTTCGGAAATTTATTTAAATTAACAACATTTGGCGAGTCGCACGGCCTAGCCATCGGTGGAATTATTGATGGTTGTCCTCCTGGATTGGAAGTCGATTTTGATGCTATTCAACAAGAGTTAAACAGACGAAAACCTGGTCAATCTGAAATCGTCACTCAACGTAAAGAACCGGATACTGTTGAATTTCTATCTGGAATTTTTGAAGGCAAAACAACGGGGACACCAATTGGCTTTACTATTCAAAATGCGAATCAGAAATCTAAAGATTATTCTCATATCAAGGATGTTTACCGCCCAAGTCACGCGGATTATACATATGATAAAAAATATGGTATTCGGGATTATCGTGGTGGTGGTCGTAGTTCAGCGCGTGAAACCGCTTCTCGAGTAGTGGCGGGAGCTTTAGCTAAACAAGTTTTGAAATCGGTGAAAATTCATGCCTATACATCATCTGTAGGGGATATATTTTTAGAAAAACCATATCAGGATTTAGATTTTTCGAAAATTGAATCCAATGCCATCCGTTGTCCAGATGCCGTTACCGCAGACCGGATGATTGAAAAAATTAAAGCCATCCGAAAAGAAGGTAATACGATAGGAGGAACCATAACCTGCGTGTTACAAAATGTACCTATAGGTTTAGGTGAACCTGTTTTTGATAAGCTTCATGCTGAATTAGGGAAAGCCATGTTGTCCATAAACGCCGTAAAAGGTTTTGAATATGGCAGTGGTTTTTGTGGTGCAAAAATGACCGGTACCGAACATAACGATTTATTTAATGCAGATGGTTCTACAAAAACCAACTTATCTGGCGGTATTCAAGGAGGTATAAGTAATGGCATGGATATTTATTTCCGTGTGGCCTTCAAACCTGTAGCAACGGTTATTCAGAAACAAGAAGCTTTAAATTCAAGTGGAGAACTAGTGGACATGCAAGGAAAAGGACGCCATGATCCATGTGTTGTTCCAAGAGCAATACCCATTGTTGAAGCTATGGCAGCATTGGTGTTAGCGGATTATTTTCTCTTAAATAAAGTATAA
- a CDS encoding sulfurtransferase: MLLSPLKKPLVSVNWLHNHLDASNLIVLDATIPKVSELDDVVHKKEVIPNTLFFNLKQKFSDVSAPFPTTFPTLEQFQYEAQQLGIQQNSTLVVYDDKGIYSSARVWWLFKAFGFHNVAVLNGGLPAWKTAGFEVLNNYESVKSIGDFQAEKPQNHMVFFDDMQQNVQLNQRLVVDARSELRFKSLVREPRVGLRRGTIPSSVNIPYESLLDSGIMKSESELRTIFSKIAKPHDALTFSCGSGITACVLALGAELAGYHDLVIYDGSWTEWGSLIPE; encoded by the coding sequence ATGTTGCTTTCACCTCTTAAAAAACCGTTAGTTTCTGTAAATTGGTTGCATAATCATTTAGATGCTTCTAACCTTATTGTTTTAGATGCAACCATTCCAAAAGTTTCAGAGTTAGATGATGTAGTTCATAAAAAGGAAGTCATTCCAAACACCTTGTTTTTCAATTTAAAACAAAAATTTAGTGATGTGTCTGCGCCATTTCCAACCACATTTCCAACATTAGAACAATTTCAATATGAAGCCCAACAATTAGGTATTCAACAAAATAGCACTCTCGTTGTGTATGATGATAAAGGTATCTATTCAAGCGCGCGTGTTTGGTGGTTGTTTAAAGCCTTTGGTTTTCATAATGTTGCAGTTTTAAACGGTGGATTACCAGCGTGGAAAACAGCAGGATTTGAAGTTTTAAACAATTATGAATCTGTCAAAAGTATAGGTGATTTTCAAGCGGAAAAACCCCAAAATCATATGGTGTTTTTTGACGATATGCAGCAAAACGTTCAATTGAATCAACGATTAGTTGTAGATGCACGTTCGGAGTTACGGTTTAAAAGCTTGGTCCGTGAACCACGTGTAGGTTTGCGTCGTGGAACGATACCGAGTTCTGTAAATATACCTTATGAAAGCTTATTAGATTCAGGAATTATGAAATCTGAAAGTGAATTACGGACTATTTTTTCTAAAATAGCTAAACCACATGATGCGCTTACGTTTTCTTGTGGATCAGGAATAACCGCTTGTGTTTTAGCACTAGGCGCAGAACTGGCTGGTTATCACGACTTGGTGATATATGATGGTTCTTGGACAGAATGGGGAAGTTTAATACCAGAATAA
- a CDS encoding ABC transporter ATP-binding protein produces MISAKNIHKYYEDLHVLKGVELHIKAGEIVSIVGASGAGKTTLLQILGTLDKPSKKEDFTFAINKTDISSLSEKGLAKFRNEEIGFIFQFHQLLPEFTAIENVCIPAYIKKTNKAAAEKRATELLDFLGLKDRAQHKPNELSGGEQQRVAVARALINNPKIIFADEPSGNLDSESAENLHNLFFKLRDEFGQTFVIVTHNEELANMADRKLTMVDGRIVCGH; encoded by the coding sequence ATGATTTCAGCAAAAAATATTCATAAATACTACGAAGATTTACACGTTTTAAAAGGTGTTGAATTACATATAAAAGCAGGCGAAATAGTTTCTATTGTTGGTGCATCAGGCGCAGGAAAAACAACGCTTCTTCAAATATTAGGTACGTTAGATAAACCGTCAAAAAAAGAAGATTTCACCTTTGCAATTAACAAAACTGACATCAGTAGTTTATCTGAAAAAGGATTAGCAAAATTTCGAAATGAAGAAATTGGATTCATCTTTCAATTTCATCAATTATTACCAGAATTTACAGCCATTGAAAATGTGTGTATTCCGGCCTACATTAAAAAAACCAATAAAGCTGCTGCCGAAAAACGCGCAACCGAATTATTAGATTTTTTAGGATTAAAAGATCGTGCACAACACAAACCCAATGAACTTTCTGGAGGCGAGCAGCAACGGGTTGCCGTAGCTCGTGCGTTAATTAACAATCCGAAAATTATTTTTGCTGATGAACCATCCGGAAATTTAGATTCCGAATCGGCTGAAAACTTACATAATCTATTTTTTAAATTACGGGACGAATTTGGACAAACCTTCGTTATTGTTACACATAATGAAGAGTTAGCTAATATGGCAGACCGTAAATTAACCATGGTTGATGGTCGCATAGTATGTGGTCATTAA
- a CDS encoding flavohemoglobin expression-modulating QEGLA motif protein, whose translation MTNDYQDLFDIDTNLNRLVKKIELLNYINPLNIESEKKQFFTSKYNYEPNFKYPKVKFNGYKLHRLFFSQRLERIEDSDIRQLYEDIIYEYSGKIECIDTINQGRKFYFNSLKSFGTPTEKDIENAKFILRFDDDEPSEDLISKYSVQEAQTYFEDFSKRYDFKYHLKFSTNISAAAMVQNNTQTLLLKKNHKFSKNQLEVLANHEVGVHMVTTFNGLSQPLKIFSSGFPNNVETQEGLAVYAEYMSGCLTMKRLKELAYRVIAADSLAKGYSFADTFDLLHNQYKVPRDSAFTITLRVHRGGGFTKDHLYLSGLKKVYQYAQNDGDLDVLLTGKVTLEYSDAIYRLQKLGLAVTSKHYTESYHTNKNTNTTIDFILNSLK comes from the coding sequence ATGACGAACGATTACCAAGATTTATTTGATATAGATACCAATTTAAACAGATTGGTAAAAAAGATAGAATTACTTAACTATATAAACCCTTTAAATATTGAAAGTGAAAAAAAGCAATTTTTCACTTCAAAATATAATTACGAGCCAAATTTTAAATATCCTAAAGTGAAGTTTAACGGCTATAAACTTCATAGATTGTTCTTTTCACAACGTCTGGAACGCATTGAAGATTCAGACATCAGACAGCTTTATGAAGATATAATTTATGAGTATTCTGGAAAAATAGAATGTATTGACACCATAAATCAAGGTCGAAAATTTTACTTTAATAGTTTAAAGAGTTTTGGAACTCCAACGGAAAAAGACATCGAAAACGCCAAGTTTATTTTGCGTTTTGATGATGATGAACCTTCCGAGGATTTAATATCTAAATACAGTGTTCAGGAAGCCCAAACTTATTTTGAAGATTTTTCCAAGCGTTACGATTTTAAATATCATCTGAAATTTTCTACTAATATTTCGGCAGCAGCCATGGTTCAGAATAATACGCAAACCTTATTGCTTAAGAAAAATCATAAGTTTAGTAAAAATCAGTTAGAAGTACTTGCAAATCACGAAGTTGGTGTGCACATGGTAACGACGTTTAATGGATTAAGTCAGCCCTTAAAAATATTTTCAAGTGGTTTCCCAAATAATGTAGAAACTCAAGAAGGCTTAGCGGTTTATGCGGAATATATGTCAGGATGTCTAACCATGAAACGTTTAAAAGAATTAGCGTATCGTGTTATTGCAGCCGACTCGTTAGCAAAAGGCTACAGTTTTGCAGATACATTTGATTTGCTTCACAATCAATATAAAGTGCCACGCGATAGTGCATTTACCATTACATTGCGCGTACATAGGGGAGGTGGTTTTACGAAAGACCATTTGTATTTGTCTGGATTAAAAAAGGTTTATCAATACGCCCAAAATGATGGTGATTTAGATGTGCTGTTAACAGGAAAGGTAACCTTGGAGTATTCAGATGCTATTTACAGATTACAAAAATTAGGATTGGCCGTAACTTCCAAGCATTATACAGAATCTTATCATACTAATAAAAACACCAATACAACAATCGATTTTATTCTAAACAGTTTGAAATAA